The Funiculus sociatus GB2-C1 genome includes a region encoding these proteins:
- a CDS encoding hybrid sensor histidine kinase/response regulator: protein MIVEDEELRSLFKTASEEHLQKLNDGLLHLEKHPEDQARLEELLREAHSLKGDSRMLGVRDVETLTHQLEHILGCVKRGETQLTAQTCDRLYQGLDAMCKLVHEAVTGEPAGINTFGVLAHMMGADSINPAKQNNHNDRVQEEVEANTVTIATTSEAPPLQIDLEISPAPSPLETLLAPSSPPAPVEAAPLEVEPPRPTPADIKAEKTFSNGRTATVPPPAANEPYRIETIRVETRNLDALLTQAGELTVTKIRIAHRLAEIEEIVALCEEWNRPTLLRTSALNVQKEKLKPERQLNPSTTQHSDIEAHSSASLETKAFGERMGVLVNQLRNAIYEDTTRLDTIASDLEEGIRTLRLLPLSTIFQMLPRMVRDLAKQQNKEIELAIAGDQTKADKRILEEMKDPLIHMIRNCVDHGIETPAEREAVGKPPTATIRVRGYQTATNTVIEVADDGRGLDTAKIKQTALKRGICREEELAAMTTTQIHSLIFAPGFSTRTFVTEVSGRGVGLDVVRTNVERLKGTIQVESTPGRGCTLRVQLGINLATVSVLIVEVGGRVYALPVEFVQQTRLVSSDEIFSIQGRETIIQDNHPVSVAQLIDLLELSVVNGKTTDKGQLLCIILQVGEERLGLLVDACIDQQDVVLKPQSKLLKRVRNVAGATILGTGEVCMVLNPLDLIKSVQKRTAAMTLARAFAQEEKRRSILLAEDSIAIRTQEKRILENAGYEVVTAVDGLDAYNKLRTRSFDAVISDVQMPNLDGLGFTAKIRQHQEYNELPIILVTSLASDEDKRRGAEAGANAYITKGTFNQEVLLETLRRFI from the coding sequence ATGATCGTAGAAGACGAAGAACTACGCAGCCTTTTTAAAACGGCAAGTGAAGAACATTTACAGAAACTAAATGACGGTTTACTGCATTTAGAAAAGCACCCGGAAGACCAAGCCAGATTAGAAGAATTACTAAGAGAAGCTCACAGCCTCAAAGGGGATTCTCGAATGCTGGGCGTGCGCGATGTAGAAACCCTTACCCATCAACTAGAACATATTTTGGGATGTGTTAAACGCGGTGAGACACAGCTGACAGCCCAAACGTGCGATCGCTTGTATCAAGGCTTAGATGCTATGTGCAAACTGGTACATGAAGCCGTCACAGGCGAACCAGCAGGCATCAATACCTTTGGCGTCCTTGCCCACATGATGGGAGCTGATTCTATCAATCCAGCCAAGCAAAACAATCACAACGATCGAGTTCAGGAAGAAGTTGAAGCAAATACCGTCACAATAGCCACAACTTCCGAAGCGCCCCCACTACAAATAGATTTAGAGATATCGCCTGCACCATCACCATTAGAGACACTACTAGCACCTTCCTCACCACCCGCACCAGTAGAGGCGGCACCATTAGAAGTGGAGCCTCCCCGCCCCACTCCTGCCGACATTAAAGCCGAAAAGACCTTCTCCAACGGTAGAACCGCCACCGTACCACCCCCAGCAGCAAACGAACCCTACCGCATCGAAACAATTCGCGTCGAAACCCGCAATCTCGATGCCTTGCTCACCCAAGCAGGCGAACTAACCGTCACCAAAATCCGCATTGCTCATCGACTGGCGGAAATTGAGGAAATTGTTGCCCTGTGCGAAGAGTGGAACCGCCCAACACTCCTGAGAACTTCAGCGCTGAATGTCCAGAAGGAAAAGCTAAAACCTGAGAGGCAATTAAATCCCTCTACCACTCAGCACTCAGATATAGAGGCGCACAGCAGTGCGTCCTTAGAAACTAAAGCCTTTGGGGAGCGCATGGGAGTTCTAGTCAACCAGTTAAGAAATGCCATCTACGAAGACACCACCAGACTGGATACGATTGCTAGTGACTTAGAAGAGGGAATACGTACCCTACGCCTCTTGCCCCTATCGACTATTTTTCAGATGCTTCCCCGGATGGTACGGGATCTAGCTAAACAGCAAAATAAAGAAATTGAACTAGCGATCGCAGGCGACCAAACCAAAGCCGACAAGCGCATCCTAGAAGAAATGAAAGATCCATTGATCCACATGATTCGCAATTGCGTAGATCATGGTATCGAAACACCAGCAGAGCGAGAAGCTGTAGGCAAGCCACCTACCGCCACAATTCGCGTCAGAGGCTACCAAACCGCCACGAATACTGTGATAGAAGTCGCGGACGATGGGCGAGGCTTAGATACTGCAAAGATTAAGCAGACAGCACTTAAGCGCGGAATCTGTCGGGAAGAAGAACTCGCCGCCATGACAACAACTCAAATTCACTCCTTGATTTTTGCCCCCGGCTTCTCCACCCGCACCTTTGTCACCGAAGTTTCTGGCAGAGGCGTAGGGCTGGATGTAGTTCGCACCAACGTCGAACGCCTGAAAGGAACTATACAAGTAGAATCTACCCCCGGAAGGGGATGCACGCTCCGAGTACAGCTCGGTATAAACCTAGCAACTGTGTCAGTGTTGATTGTGGAAGTGGGCGGCAGAGTTTATGCCCTGCCAGTGGAGTTTGTGCAACAAACGCGGTTGGTGTCTTCTGATGAAATTTTTTCTATTCAAGGCAGAGAAACTATTATTCAGGACAATCACCCTGTATCAGTAGCGCAGCTGATAGATTTGCTGGAATTGTCAGTAGTCAATGGCAAAACGACTGACAAGGGGCAACTGCTGTGCATTATTTTGCAGGTGGGAGAGGAGAGGCTGGGATTATTGGTAGATGCCTGTATAGATCAACAGGATGTCGTACTCAAACCTCAGAGTAAGTTACTCAAGCGGGTTCGCAATGTTGCTGGCGCAACTATTCTCGGAACTGGGGAAGTTTGCATGGTTTTAAATCCCCTAGATTTGATTAAATCTGTCCAAAAACGAACCGCAGCGATGACCCTGGCAAGAGCATTTGCCCAGGAGGAAAAAAGAAGATCAATTTTATTAGCGGAAGATTCTATCGCCATTCGCACTCAAGAAAAGCGCATTTTGGAGAATGCAGGTTATGAAGTGGTGACAGCTGTTGATGGATTGGATGCCTACAACAAACTAAGAACTCGTTCCTTTGATGCGGTGATATCCGATGTGCAAATGCCAAATTTGGATGGTTTGGGGTTTACTGCCAAGATTCGTCAGCATCAGGAATATAACGAATTGCCAATAATTCTGGTGACATCTTTGGCATCAGATGAAGATAAACGTAGGGGTGCCGAAGCTGGTGCCAATGCTTATATCACCAAGGGTACTTTTAATCAGGAAGTGCTTTTAGAAACCTTGAGAAGGTTTATTTAG
- the cheB gene encoding chemotaxis-specific protein-glutamate methyltransferase CheB — translation MAIKVLLVDDSPIAMTMLKRILAFSPEIQVVGTAGSGKEALALIPSCLPDVICTDLHMPQMDGLEFISEVMATYPKPILVISTSVQNEDKHNVFRLLEAGAVDIFPKPRGGNGSDYELVKQELISKIKILSGVTVFTHYRKKPSVDTILNNREAEPPNIRYKADPGNKKYSILNGQSKIRNRKDKIITIGASTGGPQALYAILTQLPMNFPVPVICIQHISEGFLQGMVDWLAAECQMPIKIARAGEVPKPGTIYFPRERSHLEFDAQGRFLYSSSPPLGGHRPSVTVTFKSVASVYGQAAVGVLLTGMGRDGAEGMQAIASAGGVTIAQDEASCVVFGMPKEAIALGAVQHILPIAEIASMLTRVISP, via the coding sequence ATGGCAATAAAAGTTTTATTAGTAGACGATTCTCCTATTGCTATGACAATGCTGAAACGAATTCTGGCATTCTCCCCTGAAATTCAAGTGGTGGGAACAGCCGGAAGTGGTAAAGAGGCATTGGCGCTGATTCCCAGTTGTTTGCCAGATGTGATTTGCACAGACCTCCATATGCCACAGATGGATGGTCTGGAATTTATATCTGAAGTTATGGCAACGTATCCAAAACCAATTCTTGTGATTAGCACTTCAGTACAAAATGAGGATAAGCACAATGTTTTTCGGTTGCTAGAAGCAGGGGCGGTGGATATCTTCCCTAAGCCACGTGGTGGAAATGGTTCGGATTATGAGTTGGTAAAACAGGAGTTAATCAGTAAGATAAAAATCCTTTCTGGGGTTACAGTTTTTACTCATTATCGAAAGAAACCTTCAGTTGATACTATTCTTAATAATCGGGAAGCTGAGCCTCCCAACATTCGTTACAAAGCTGATCCTGGTAACAAGAAATATTCGATTTTAAATGGCCAATCCAAAATCCGAAATCGAAAAGATAAAATTATCACAATTGGTGCGTCTACAGGTGGCCCGCAAGCTTTGTACGCAATTCTCACTCAGTTGCCGATGAATTTCCCGGTGCCAGTGATTTGTATTCAGCACATCAGCGAAGGTTTTTTGCAAGGAATGGTAGATTGGTTGGCGGCTGAGTGTCAAATGCCTATAAAAATTGCTCGTGCTGGGGAGGTTCCAAAACCGGGAACTATTTATTTTCCCAGGGAGCGATCGCATTTGGAGTTTGATGCACAAGGCAGATTTTTGTATTCTTCCTCACCACCCCTGGGAGGGCATCGCCCTTCTGTAACGGTTACTTTTAAATCGGTGGCGAGTGTCTATGGTCAGGCTGCTGTAGGGGTATTATTGACGGGGATGGGTAGAGATGGTGCGGAGGGAATGCAGGCGATCGCGTCTGCTGGTGGTGTGACTATTGCTCAGGATGAGGCGAGTTGTGTAGTCTTCGGAATGCCAAAAGAAGCGATCGCGCTTGGTGCAGTCCAGCATATTTTACCCATCGCTGAAATAGCGTCGATGCTCACAAGAGTTATTAGTCCTTAG
- a CDS encoding glycosyltransferase, with protein sequence MKVLHVIPSVSPSLGGPSHVVLNLVKALRDCGIDAEIATTNDNGSTLLDVPLNQRIEYEQVPVWFLPRFSPPMKEFIFSAALTRWLMLHIRDYDIIETHYLFSYASTCAGAIARWQGVPYIVRTIGQMAPWALAQSQLKKQIYTFLIERHNLNSAAAIHCTCAGEAEDVRKFGIKTPTITLPLGVDRPTISPEAKQKLRQIYGIPSTTPVVLFLSRLHYKKRPDLLVYALSRLAAQKDDFHLILAGSGESNYITHLTNLVSSLGLASRTSMTGFVTGEDKDLLLQGSDMFVLPSFSENFGVAVAEAMAAGLPVIVTPDVQISPEIAAEKAGLVIKGEVEPLAGAIASLLNSPKQRSQLGENGRRLVSRRYSWPCVAQNLASAYSAILKEQPIPTNERLAISD encoded by the coding sequence GTGAAAGTTTTACACGTTATTCCCTCCGTAAGTCCATCTTTGGGAGGGCCAAGTCACGTTGTTTTAAATTTGGTAAAAGCTTTACGAGACTGCGGTATTGACGCGGAAATTGCTACCACGAATGATAATGGTTCAACACTGTTAGATGTACCTTTAAATCAACGGATTGAATACGAGCAAGTTCCTGTTTGGTTCTTGCCTCGGTTTTCGCCACCGATGAAAGAATTTATTTTTTCTGCGGCTCTCACTCGCTGGCTCATGTTACACATCCGCGACTATGACATCATAGAAACTCACTATCTTTTTTCCTATGCTTCTACTTGTGCTGGCGCGATCGCTAGATGGCAAGGCGTTCCCTACATAGTCCGTACTATAGGCCAGATGGCTCCTTGGGCATTGGCACAAAGTCAGCTGAAAAAACAAATTTACACCTTTTTAATTGAGCGACACAATTTGAATTCTGCCGCTGCAATCCATTGTACTTGTGCTGGCGAAGCAGAGGATGTCCGTAAATTTGGAATTAAAACTCCTACAATTACCCTACCTTTAGGAGTCGATAGACCTACTATTTCCCCTGAAGCTAAACAAAAACTACGCCAAATTTACGGCATACCATCAACTACGCCAGTGGTGCTATTTCTGTCTCGCCTTCATTATAAAAAGCGCCCAGATTTGCTGGTGTACGCGCTAAGCAGACTTGCCGCCCAAAAAGATGATTTTCACCTAATATTAGCGGGTTCAGGAGAGTCAAATTATATTACACACTTAACAAATTTAGTGTCATCGCTTGGCTTAGCTTCTCGCACATCGATGACAGGTTTTGTCACTGGTGAAGATAAAGATTTGCTACTGCAAGGTTCAGATATGTTTGTCTTGCCATCGTTTTCGGAAAATTTTGGAGTTGCTGTAGCAGAAGCAATGGCGGCGGGATTACCAGTAATTGTGACTCCAGATGTGCAAATTTCGCCAGAAATTGCCGCAGAAAAAGCTGGACTGGTTATTAAAGGAGAAGTCGAGCCTTTAGCAGGTGCGATCGCTTCACTCCTCAACTCTCCAAAACAGCGATCGCAATTGGGTGAAAATGGTAGGCGCTTGGTAAGCCGTCGATACTCTTGGCCTTGCGTCGCACAAAATCTTGCTTCTGCCTATAGCGCCATTCTCAAAGAACAACCAATCCCTACTAATGAGCGATTAGCTATTAGCGATTAG
- a CDS encoding glycosyltransferase family 4 protein — protein MSHPRISLIHPTSSPFSRNAAIALWEADLLHEVITTIAYNPKGSISRYLSLLPKQIRNRVAHELGRRTWITPAGIPMRTHPWQEAMRLALVKTSLSHRLGLGNQGPINWVYCSLDCHVAKHHLSNIHAVYAYEDGAAVTFEAAKQQGVLCLYDLPIIFYRMSRDIQVEESERFPDLAPALQAVKEPAWKIERKQQEVELSDHIFVASSITKKSLLDIGVKSEKISVIPYGSPIDYFHPQPKSDKLFRALFVGRVGPRKGVHYLLQAWQKMRLREAELLLVGINEFPAGWLAQYTDIFRYVSSVPHTLLNQYYSSANVLVFPSLVEGFGLVLLEAMACGIPVITTPNTAGYDIVTDGVEGFIVPIRDVEAIKEKLEWCYCHPQELAEMGRAARRKAEQLTWDLYRQKLASRVQELLNN, from the coding sequence ATGTCTCATCCACGTATTTCCCTGATTCACCCTACCAGTAGTCCATTTTCTCGCAATGCTGCGATCGCTTTATGGGAAGCCGACTTACTCCACGAAGTAATCACTACCATTGCCTATAACCCAAAAGGTTCTATATCACGCTACTTAAGTCTATTACCCAAACAAATTAGAAATCGTGTTGCTCATGAATTAGGGCGACGGACATGGATTACCCCCGCTGGTATACCAATGCGAACCCATCCCTGGCAAGAAGCGATGCGGTTGGCGCTAGTAAAAACGAGTTTAAGCCATCGATTAGGTTTAGGAAATCAGGGGCCTATTAATTGGGTCTATTGTTCATTAGATTGCCACGTTGCTAAGCATCATCTTAGCAATATTCATGCAGTTTATGCCTATGAAGATGGAGCCGCTGTCACCTTTGAAGCAGCCAAACAGCAAGGCGTTCTCTGTTTATACGATTTACCAATTATTTTTTATCGCATGAGTCGCGATATTCAAGTAGAAGAATCTGAACGATTTCCCGATTTAGCACCAGCGTTACAGGCAGTTAAAGAACCGGCTTGGAAAATCGAACGCAAACAGCAGGAAGTCGAGTTATCAGACCATATTTTTGTAGCATCTTCTATCACCAAAAAATCTTTGTTAGATATTGGCGTGAAATCGGAAAAAATAAGCGTTATTCCCTACGGTTCGCCTATTGACTATTTTCATCCACAACCCAAAAGCGATAAACTTTTTCGAGCTTTATTTGTGGGTCGGGTAGGGCCGCGTAAAGGTGTGCATTACTTATTACAAGCTTGGCAAAAAATGCGACTTAGAGAAGCGGAATTATTATTAGTAGGAATTAATGAGTTTCCGGCTGGCTGGTTAGCTCAATATACTGATATTTTTCGGTATGTCTCCTCTGTACCTCATACCTTATTGAATCAATACTATAGTTCGGCAAATGTTCTGGTTTTTCCTTCTTTAGTTGAAGGATTTGGTTTAGTGCTTTTAGAGGCAATGGCTTGTGGAATTCCCGTTATTACAACACCTAATACGGCTGGTTATGATATTGTCACAGATGGCGTGGAAGGGTTTATTGTGCCAATTCGTGATGTAGAAGCTATTAAGGAAAAACTAGAGTGGTGCTACTGCCATCCGCAAGAATTAGCAGAGATGGGACGAGCAGCTCGTCGAAAAGCTGAGCAATTAACTTGGGATTTATATCGGCAAAAATTGGCAAGTCGGGTGCAAGAGCTTTTGAACAATTAA
- a CDS encoding glycosyltransferase family 4 protein, producing MVKILMSSRLFYPSIGGSETDIEVLAHEFTRFGHAIKVVTQTPGSHIDADGLEFPFDVIRQPSPAKLFQLVKWCDVYFHNGIILKDAWPLLICRKPWIIRHQTWIKLPHNIGGNFSGWKANLKELLVKFSTSISISKSIAEHLPHPSTIIPNPYRDNLFRVIPEIAKTKEFVFLGRLVSDKGVEMLLEALAELKHQGMMPQLSIIGSGVEESKLRQKTNDLALAEQVVFLGSKIGEELVQILNEHQIMVIPSLWDEPFGVVALEGIACGCAIVGSEGGGLKDAIGSCGVTFPNGDVKALTKALFDLLTNPDKLSTCRRNAESHLLRHKKAEVAKAYLQVIEAAKK from the coding sequence ATGGTAAAAATTCTCATGTCATCTCGCCTATTTTATCCGAGCATTGGGGGCAGTGAAACAGATATAGAAGTCTTGGCACATGAATTTACCCGGTTTGGACACGCAATTAAAGTTGTTACTCAAACTCCAGGTAGCCATATTGATGCTGATGGTTTAGAGTTTCCATTTGATGTGATTAGGCAACCAAGCCCTGCCAAGCTTTTCCAACTCGTAAAATGGTGCGATGTATATTTCCACAATGGTATTATTTTGAAAGATGCTTGGCCGCTTCTGATATGCCGAAAACCCTGGATAATTAGGCACCAGACCTGGATTAAATTACCACATAATATTGGTGGTAACTTTTCTGGTTGGAAGGCAAATTTAAAAGAATTATTGGTAAAATTTTCTACATCAATTTCAATTAGCAAATCTATAGCTGAACATTTGCCACATCCTTCCACAATTATCCCCAATCCATACCGCGATAATTTATTCCGCGTAATTCCTGAAATTGCCAAAACCAAAGAATTTGTATTTCTGGGACGGCTAGTTTCAGACAAAGGTGTAGAGATGCTGCTTGAAGCATTGGCAGAATTGAAACATCAGGGAATGATGCCTCAGCTATCCATCATTGGTTCTGGGGTGGAGGAGTCAAAGCTGCGACAAAAAACTAACGATTTAGCACTGGCAGAACAAGTCGTTTTTCTAGGTTCAAAAATTGGAGAAGAATTAGTACAGATACTAAATGAACATCAAATTATGGTAATTCCTTCACTGTGGGATGAGCCTTTCGGCGTAGTTGCACTAGAAGGTATTGCCTGTGGTTGTGCAATCGTTGGTTCAGAGGGAGGCGGACTAAAAGATGCCATTGGTTCTTGTGGAGTGACTTTTCCTAATGGAGATGTTAAAGCACTGACGAAAGCGCTATTCGACTTGTTGACTAATCCTGATAAATTATCGACTTGCAGGAGAAACGCCGAATCACATTTATTACGCCATAAAAAAGCAGAAGTTGCCAAGGCATATTTACAGGTTATTGAGGCAGCAAAAAAGTGA
- a CDS encoding class I SAM-dependent methyltransferase yields MSINQSLKAQRQFASDISGGRSSQPIYTAFEQVLAQLDLKGDLLDFGGGTGNLTKHLQTLNRFSSITGIDIMQRPVDIDNSIRWITWDLNDKIHLPNQSFDVIVSAEVIEHLENPRSVAREWFRLLRPGGTLIFSTPNNESWRSLIALLLRGHFVAFSDTCYPAHITALLRKDIQRILNEANFSPPKFVFTNVGGIPNFPKLQWQTVSGGLLKGIRYSDNLLAIAHKPIS; encoded by the coding sequence TTGAGCATTAATCAAAGTCTCAAAGCCCAGCGTCAATTTGCTTCAGATATCAGCGGTGGTAGAAGTAGTCAACCAATCTACACAGCATTTGAGCAGGTGTTGGCGCAGCTCGATCTCAAAGGTGATCTTCTGGATTTTGGTGGTGGTACAGGCAATCTAACTAAGCATCTTCAAACATTAAATCGATTTAGTTCCATCACTGGCATTGACATCATGCAGCGTCCAGTTGACATAGATAATTCTATTAGATGGATCACTTGGGATCTGAACGATAAAATTCATCTTCCCAATCAATCATTTGATGTGATTGTATCAGCTGAAGTCATCGAGCATCTGGAAAACCCTAGATCCGTAGCAAGGGAATGGTTTCGATTACTCCGTCCTGGTGGAACACTTATTTTTAGTACGCCTAATAACGAAAGCTGGCGTTCTTTGATAGCGCTTCTATTGCGAGGGCATTTTGTCGCCTTCAGCGATACTTGTTACCCGGCACATATCACCGCACTTCTACGCAAGGACATTCAGCGCATTCTAAATGAAGCTAACTTTTCTCCACCAAAGTTTGTTTTTACTAATGTTGGTGGTATTCCCAACTTTCCCAAGCTGCAATGGCAAACAGTTTCTGGAGGACTGCTTAAGGGTATTCGTTACAGCGATAACTTACTAGCAATCGCTCATAAACCAATCTCGTAG
- a CDS encoding glycosyltransferase family 1 protein has translation MHTSSPIICIVPRLPPAIDGVGDYALNLALQLGKDYGIKTHFIVSDRSIIVSPQIEGFPVSQIKVHSASELLSLMSNDTATVLLHYVGYGYAKRGCPSWLVEGLERWKSTGNNTYLVTMFHEVYASGAFWNSSFWLSPLQKNLAARLARVSDRCLTSKQHYAEILYQLSQGKQTQISTLPVFSNIGEPAQVPPLLERNRRLVVFGGRAKRLQVYRESLAELELACQLLEITEIFDIGPSTGLTLSSVNGVPIVEMGQMSATEISSILLNSLAGFFNYHPNFLAKSTIFATYCAHGVLPASSRCSLPTDGIEAGKHYWVPDKETTDCKNWVEVQAIADNARTWYQAHNLLVHAKTFAAHLEKTIVEH, from the coding sequence ATGCACACCTCATCACCAATTATCTGTATCGTTCCCCGCCTGCCTCCAGCAATTGATGGAGTGGGTGATTATGCTTTAAATTTAGCTTTGCAACTGGGTAAAGATTACGGGATAAAAACCCATTTTATTGTAAGCGATCGCTCTATCATCGTTTCCCCACAAATTGAGGGATTTCCTGTTAGCCAAATAAAGGTGCATTCGGCTAGCGAGCTGTTATCTTTAATGTCCAACGATACAGCCACAGTTTTGCTACATTATGTGGGTTATGGCTATGCAAAACGAGGCTGTCCATCTTGGTTAGTTGAAGGCTTGGAACGTTGGAAGAGTACGGGAAATAACACGTATTTAGTAACAATGTTCCATGAAGTTTATGCTTCTGGTGCATTTTGGAACAGTTCCTTTTGGTTATCGCCGCTACAGAAAAATTTGGCGGCGCGTCTGGCAAGAGTTAGCGATCGCTGTCTCACCAGCAAACAACACTATGCCGAAATACTATATCAATTGAGTCAAGGCAAACAAACCCAAATCTCCACCCTCCCCGTATTTTCCAACATAGGGGAGCCAGCACAGGTGCCACCTTTACTAGAACGTAACCGACGCCTAGTGGTGTTTGGAGGACGCGCTAAAAGGCTACAGGTTTATCGAGAATCTCTGGCAGAACTAGAGCTAGCCTGTCAGCTGCTAGAAATTACAGAAATCTTTGATATTGGGCCATCAACAGGCCTAACTTTATCTTCCGTTAATGGCGTGCCGATAGTTGAGATGGGACAGATGTCTGCTACAGAAATCAGCAGCATCCTGTTAAATTCTCTGGCAGGTTTCTTTAACTACCACCCTAACTTCCTGGCGAAATCTACCATTTTTGCTACTTACTGCGCTCATGGAGTGCTTCCCGCCAGTTCTCGATGTAGTCTGCCAACTGATGGCATAGAAGCAGGAAAACATTACTGGGTTCCGGATAAGGAGACTACAGACTGTAAAAATTGGGTGGAGGTGCAAGCGATCGCAGACAATGCCCGTACTTGGTATCAAGCCCATAACTTGTTGGTACACGCAAAAACTTTTGCCGCACACTTAGAGAAAACAATTGTTGAGCATTAA
- a CDS encoding class I SAM-dependent methyltransferase: MKKVQPQDSWRESWKYSYPYDLLEIYGEMSYRGYVYAYANRRQHTLELVQKIARPGAKVLDVAAGQGNFTLSLAELGYEVTWNDLREELVDYVKLKWERGVIHYAPGDIFSLGFKGCFDVILITEIIEHVAHPDDFLYRIAQLVKVGGYIVMSTPNGEYFQNRLPKFSDCPDPSEFEEIQFQPNADGHIFLLHLDEVELLAKKAGLTVVETRLFTNTLTNGYLKLGTVLKLVPRTWVDACESFTRSLPLNWRKKLHTGMICLLSRSSDITS; this comes from the coding sequence ATGAAAAAAGTTCAACCGCAAGATAGTTGGCGTGAGAGTTGGAAATATAGCTATCCATATGATTTGCTGGAAATCTATGGCGAGATGAGTTATCGCGGATATGTTTATGCTTACGCAAATCGCCGCCAACATACTTTGGAATTAGTTCAAAAAATTGCCCGACCGGGGGCGAAAGTATTGGATGTAGCAGCCGGACAGGGAAATTTTACATTGTCTTTAGCAGAACTCGGCTATGAAGTTACTTGGAATGACTTACGTGAAGAGTTAGTTGATTATGTCAAGCTTAAGTGGGAACGCGGCGTAATTCATTATGCACCTGGAGACATTTTTTCTCTTGGTTTTAAAGGGTGTTTCGATGTAATTCTAATTACAGAAATTATCGAACACGTTGCCCATCCTGATGATTTTTTATATAGAATTGCTCAATTGGTTAAAGTGGGCGGATACATTGTTATGAGTACGCCTAATGGTGAATATTTTCAGAACCGTTTACCTAAGTTTTCGGATTGTCCCGATCCAAGTGAGTTTGAAGAAATACAATTTCAGCCTAATGCAGATGGACATATTTTTTTATTGCATCTCGATGAAGTTGAATTACTGGCTAAAAAAGCGGGGTTAACTGTTGTAGAAACCCGACTTTTTACCAATACTCTCACCAATGGGTATTTAAAATTAGGGACTGTACTCAAGCTTGTGCCGCGTACCTGGGTTGATGCTTGCGAAAGCTTTACTCGCTCGCTACCTCTTAACTGGCGAAAAAAACTACACACTGGCATGATTTGTTTACTATCACGCTCCTCTGATATTACTAGCTAA
- a CDS encoding acyltransferase translates to MKIFTLSIRALKRVLFEGLLYFTNRFVAHIPFHFIRLFFYRFCLGFEIGSDSLIFMDAWFDTRSNFKMGKSSVINQKCRLDNRGGITIGDNVSISAEVCILTADHDLQSSNFKGRHSPVNIEDYVFIGTRAIVLPGVTLSKGSAVASGAVVTKDVAPFTIVAGVPAKPIGSRPDDLKYSANYQRLFF, encoded by the coding sequence ATGAAAATATTCACCCTTTCTATTAGGGCGCTAAAGAGAGTTTTATTTGAGGGCCTTCTGTATTTTACTAATCGATTTGTAGCTCATATCCCCTTCCATTTTATCCGGTTGTTTTTTTACCGGTTTTGTCTGGGATTTGAAATTGGTTCAGATAGTCTCATCTTTATGGATGCTTGGTTTGATACAAGAAGCAACTTTAAAATGGGTAAAAGTAGCGTAATCAATCAAAAATGTCGATTGGATAACCGTGGCGGTATCACTATTGGTGACAATGTTTCGATTTCGGCCGAGGTATGTATTCTGACAGCAGATCATGATTTACAAAGTAGTAATTTTAAAGGCCGCCATAGTCCAGTAAATATTGAAGATTATGTCTTCATTGGGACGCGAGCGATTGTTTTACCTGGAGTTACTTTAAGTAAAGGCTCAGCTGTAGCATCTGGTGCAGTAGTAACTAAAGATGTTGCCCCTTTCACAATTGTTGCAGGTGTTCCTGCCAAGCCCATCGGTAGCCGGCCTGATGATCTAAAGTATAGCGCTAATTACCAGCGGTTATTTTTTTAG